One genomic segment of Sorex araneus isolate mSorAra2 chromosome X, mSorAra2.pri, whole genome shotgun sequence includes these proteins:
- the MARS2 gene encoding methionine--tRNA ligase, mitochondrial, giving the protein MARAFSRWSGTGSMLRLSVFRLLGRAGAPQVLLAEASGPRRYSSLPLCSRDDVGDRRAYFTTPIFYVNAAPHIGHLYSAVLADALYRHRRLRVPSASATRFSTGTDEHGLKIQQAAAAAGLTPAELCERVSAQYHRLFRQADIASTDFIRTTEPRHRTAVQHFWGLLEARGLLYKGVYEGWYCASDECFLPEAKVTRQPGLSGDSCPVSLESGHPVAWTQEENYIFRLSAFREPLQRWLRDNPRAITPEPFYHLVLQWLEEELTDLSVSRKRSNLHWGIPVPGDDSQTIYVWLDALVNYLTVIGYPDAQFESWLPATVHIIGKDILRFHSIYWPAFLLGAGLSPPHRICVHSHWTVSGQKMSKSLGNVVDPGTCFDRYTVDGFRYFLLRQGVPNWDCDYYDEKVVKLLDSELADALGGLLNRCTATRINPSGTYPVFCTNSFPSEPGLVGPLVRAQAEDYALVSAVAALPKQVAEHYDNFQIYKALEAVSNCVRQTNGFVQRHAPWKLNWESPVDGPWLSTVLHVALECLRVFGTLLQPVTPSLADKLLCRLGVSATERGLGELCFLPRFYGHPCPFEGRRLGPETGLLFPRLDQSRTWLMKAHRT; this is encoded by the coding sequence ATGGCGCGAGCCTTCAGCCGCTGGAGCGGGACGGGCAGCATGTTACGGTTATCGGTGTTCCGGCTGCTCGGACGCGCCGGAGCGCCTCAGGTCTTGCTCGCGGAGGCCTCTGGTCCGCGCCGCTACAGTTCGCTCCCCCTCTGCTCTCGAGACGATGTGGGCGACAGGCGCGCCTACTTCACGACGCCTATTTTCTACGTGAACGCAGCCCCGCACATCGGACACCTGTACTCGGCGGTCCTGGCGGACGCCTTGTACCGCCACCGTCGCCTCCGAGTCCCCAGCGCCTCCGCCACGCGATTCTCCACGGGCACCGACGAGCACGGTTTGAAGATCCAGCAGGCGGCCGCCGCGGCGGGCCTCACCCCGGCCGAGCTGTGCGAACGAGTGTCGGCCCAGTATCACCGGCTTTTCCGCCAGGCTGACATCGCCTCCACCGACTTCATCCGGACCACCGAGCCCCGACACCGGACGGCCGTGCAGCACTTTTGGGGTCTGCTGGAGGCCCGGGGCCTGCTCTACAAGGGGGTCTACGAAGGTTGGTACTGCGCGTCCGACGAGTGCTTCCTGCCGGAGGCCAAGGTCACCCGGCAGCCGGGCCTGTCCGGGGACTCGTGCCCCGTGTCGCTCGAGAGCGGCCACCCCGTCGCCTGGACCCAGGAAGAGAACTACATTTTCAGGCTCTCGGCGTTTCGGGAGCCGCTCCAACGGTGGCTGCGGGACAACCCCCGGGCGATCACCCCGGAGCCCTTCTATCACTTAGTCCTTCAGTGGCTGGAGGAGGAGCTGACCGACCTGTCCGTCTCGAGGAAGAGAAGCAACCTGCACTGGGGCATCCCGGTGCCTGGCGACGACTCGCAGACCATCTACGTGTGGCTGGACGCCTTGGTCAACTACCTTACCGTCATTGGCTACCCAGACGCCCAGTTCGAATCTTGGTTGCCAGCCACCGTTCACATCATAGGCAAGGACATCCTGAGATTTCATAGCATCTACTGGCCTGCTTTCCTCCTAGGCGCCGGCCTGAGCCCGCCTCACCGCATCTGTGTCCACTCTCACTGGACTGTCAGCGGCCAGAAGATGTCTAAGAGCTTGGGCAACGTGGTGGATCCCGGGACTTGCTTTGACCGCTATACCGTGGATGGTTTTCGGTACTTTCTCCTGCGGCAGGGTGTTCCCAACTGGGACTGTGATTACTATGATGAAAAGGTGGTTAAGTTGTTAGATTCCGAGCTGGCAGATGCGTTGGGAGGCCTCTTGAACCGATGCACTGCCACCAGAATCAATCCTTCTGGAACCTATCCGGTCTTCTGCACCAACTCCTTTCCCAGCGAGCCTGGGCTGGTGGGACCTTTAGTGCGTGCTCAGGCAGAGGATTATGCTTTGGTGAGTGCAGTGGCCGCTTTGCCCAAGCAGGTTGCAGAGCACTATGATAACTTTCAGATCTATAAGGCCCTGGAGGCAGTGTCCAACTGTGTCCGGCAAACTAACGGCTTTGTCCAAAGGCATGCACCGTGGAAGCTGAACTGGGAGAGCCCTGTGGATGGCCCCTGGCTAAGTACTGTGCTTCATGTGGCCTTGGAATGTTTGCGAGTCTTTGGGACTTTGCTCCAGCCTGTCACTCCAAGCCTCGCTGACAAGCTGCTGTGCAGGTTGGGAGTCTCTGCCACAGAGAGGGGTCTTGGAGAACTCTGTTTCTTGCCTCGATTTTATGGACATCCATGCCCTTTTGAAGGGAGGAGACTGGGACCTGAAACTGGGCTTTTATTTCCTAGACTGGACCAGTCCAGGACTTGGCTGATGAAAGCCCATAGGACCTAG